GCGGAAGCGTTCGGGCAGCGAGTCCCAGGTCTTGCGGCCCATCACGACGGGGTGGCCCATCGTGGTGTGCTTGAAGTGCAGCTGGTCCTCGCGCGTGCGCCACAGCAGGTCGTTGCCGCGGCCGATCTCGCGGTGGCGGCCCACGGCCGCGATCAACGACAGCTGCATCAGACGGCCACCGGCGCCTTGATCGCCGCGTGGTGTTCGTAGCCCACGACCTCGAAGTCTTCGTATTCGTAGTCGAAGATCGAGGCCGGGCGGCGCTTGATGTTCAGCGTGGGGTAGGGGTGCGGCGTGCGCGACAGCTGCAGCGCCACCTGCTCGGTGTGGTTGCTGTAGATGTGGCAGTCGCCGCCGGTCCAGATGAAGTCGCCCACCTGCAGGTCGCACTGCTGCGCGATCATGTGCGTGAGCAGCGCGTAGCTGGCGATGTTGAACGGCACCCCGAGGAAGATGTCGGCGCTGCGCTGGTACAGCTGGCAGCTCAGGCGGCCCTCGGCCACGTAGAACTGGAAGAAGGCGTGGCACGGCATCAGCGCCATCTTCGAGAGGTCGGCCACGTTCCACGCGCTCACGATGATGCGG
This genomic stretch from Piscinibacter gummiphilus harbors:
- a CDS encoding thymidylate synthase — its product is MRHVAEHGVAKGDRTGTGTRSVFGHQMRFDLNEGFPLVTTKKVHLKSIILELLWFLRGDGNATWLQERGVTIWDEWAKPDGDLGPVYGVQWRSWPTPDGGHIDQIADVVQTLKTNPDSRRIIVSAWNVADLSKMALMPCHAFFQFYVAEGRLSCQLYQRSADIFLGVPFNIASYALLTHMIAQQCDLQVGDFIWTGGDCHIYSNHTEQVALQLSRTPHPYPTLNIKRRPASIFDYEYEDFEVVGYEHHAAIKAPVAV